Part of the Vigna radiata var. radiata cultivar VC1973A chromosome 11, Vradiata_ver6, whole genome shotgun sequence genome is shown below.
GTGAACTGCAGTCAAACCAGCACCGCCAAATTCTTCTTAGAGTTTTAGTCATCAGCAAGTTGCATAAGaaagttattaattattagttgcaCAATATTTACGACATGAGGAAGCTTCGCTTAACTACTTGGTCCACCACGCTAACTAAAGCTTcccaaaagaaaagtaatttttcttttgcttctttaaCTAAATACAATTCAACCATGCTTTTGAAGAATATGAGTAAAACAAGTTTACAGAGTCTCCAAACTAATATTTGGAGTAAGTAAACTTTAATCCAAACATTATACGAAGTGAACATCTAGAAGAAAGAGATAGAATAAGAAGGAATTAGAAACAAGAAGAAAACTGACCATTTGACATGGGAAGAACCAAAACAACTCGCATGGTCACGGTGTTTGGTGGAAGCTGCAAGCGAAGAGGATAAAGCCTTCCATTCAAAGGACTCCGATTACATACAATGATTCCCTCTAGACCTGTCTCTTCCTCGAACTTTCGAGTCAATTCTTCAACTCCATTCCCTTTGAAAATCAAAGAATAGCCCTGCGAACCTTCATCCAACACCTCCCCGTTCTCTTCAGCAATATTGTAGTAAATAATCCGCCCTTCCATCTTCTGCGACAAACCATTCAATTCATTCGACTGCAAACAAAACAAACCACAATTATCACCCGCAACACGACAAGAAGGCTATGTAAAGTGAAAACTTCAGTTTTTTTAAGCCTACAAGGAAAAAAGTgctaacaaataattataaagcaTCTCTGAATCGAAACTGTAaactttatatgaaaaatatttcaacGTGGTTCCATTAATGATTTCCAGTACTCCCAACCGCAATTTCTtttgaaacaaagtaatttaTCTTGCCATTGATtcataacagaaaaaaaaaatttacctaTAGAACTTCCAAACTCATAAACAATTTGATTCCACAGATATATTAATTAGTACCTTTCAGCGGTTGAATCAAAATTGTTATCACTCAAATCAAGGTTTCAAAGAATTAGTCACTGTTATTTCAGTCACAACATACAAAATGATAGGTTATAAGTAACCACGACTACAATGGTAACCACATCGGATACATGCATCTCCAATTCTTGCAATGTCAAGAACCATGGTCAACCAGCAACTACGATCACAACTTCAAACCTTGACATGGAAGGACATGGAAATTTCCTTCCATGTCAAGGATTGTGTGAGGAAACTGCAATTGCGAGTAAAACTTTGTCCTTGTCCATATTGCTATGGTAAAACTTCTATGGCGCAAAAGCACGTGAATGTGAATTTTGTTCATAAAGACAAAAACATAACTTTACCAAGAATCTCATAATACCTGTTGCCTTGTAATGCTGGCAGACAATGATGATGGTGGAGGAACCGGCGCGCTGGCCAGGACTGGAACAGGGTCAGAACCTGGCAACGGGGGAGCAGAGGGTTTACTGCTATTCGCCGGAGAGTTGACATAAATCTCGACGACATCCACGTCCCAGAGGATCCAGTCCTGGGTGGCGGTTCTGTGAGGAATATCGTGCGTGACGGAGTTTCTCCAGGGCGGCACGCCCCCATTGGCGCGGAGGAAGTTGCCGTAGCGAGTCTTGAGCCTGACGCGGCCTCCGTCCTTGATGGGCTCCCACTCGACGGAGGAGTCCAACCTCTGAGGGAGGGTCTGGAGGACCTTGTGGCCCGTCATGCCCAGGAGGAAGTTGATGTTGGAGGCTGTGAGGTACTTTCCGTAACAGCTTTTCAGGCGAATTATGTTGTCGTATTCCGGGACGTATTCGACGAGCCAGCGTGCGCTCTTGGAGGAGCCGTTGCGGCCTTGGGTGACGGACTCCTCGTCGTCCTCCGCCAGCAAGTACTTGTCGTGGTGGCTGCGGAGGCGGACCGCCTTGGCGCGGTGGAAGAAGTCCATGCCATTTCTGAACTTGTTGGAAGTTATTGCCTGCATGAGTAGTATGCAATGTAATTATACGATGAGAAGATGAGTATTAAGTGACTGGGAGAAATGAAAGGAGATGGGTATTTATCCGGTTATGAAagttttactattattattattttattattgcaaTGGTTGTGGGTAAGAGTTAGTGTGCGTGACTGGTTGTTTGAACTTTCAACTGTCCAGGATGAAAAAAGGGAAAGAGGGAGTCAGCAGTGGCGACTTTTCGGGGACAACGCGTTTGGCCCAATCCGATTCATCTGTTTCGGTTTCAGTTTCCGTTCCGTGTTCTGCATCTCACCACAAATTATTGGTCATTCGAGTATGACTTTTCGTAGAAATTATCACGTCATCTCAGCATCCCAAAATGCTTAATCCAGTTTAGTTTCTTAGCCTGGAAATCAGACCTCGCAATTATTGAGATCACTTCAGCCGACTTTAAAATTCAAGTAATACCTACTCAAATTATCATCTTATCTTATGACATACACAAATTAAGTATaccacaaactttttcaaagtgggAAATATTCCAACTAATTTCGAACATACCCTCACTCTTGCTTTGTAACACACCACCGTGTTAACATGCCAATGCTTATTTCCatgaaaaatatagaaagaagTAGGTAAcgataaaaatttatttgtgtaATTTAGTTGATGTTACAATTGCTATGATAGCGGTTTTTAgcgttaaaaaatgttttttaagtggatttagaattattatttttataatgaccAATGAAGCACATGCTTTAATCTGAACATCAACCCAATTAGATTTTGGTTAAAAGTTATAGGCCGTTGCACCCCATCTTGGCGCAGCCGAACCcaagtaattttttaccattgCAATTATGACTCGGCCCACTTAAACAGAATGATTCACAGTGCTGACCTTGTGTATTGGATTGAATATGCTGTGCCAGATAGGTTGAAGTGCTGACTCGACCTAATTAAACTCAGTCAC
Proteins encoded:
- the LOC106777771 gene encoding uncharacterized protein LOC106777771: MELFTKTNVVRLRSHLDKYLVADADGSQVRQSRKASGRGARWTVEEITDGGSKKVRLRSYHGRYLTATEAPFLFGMTGKKVLQRDFEPGADFKHDWEVTRDGFQVKLMCWSGKFLRANGGTPPWRSSVTVDEPHSSATKDWVLWDVETVEAVEELVDDLCDSTVSSVASDDFSVDSEPASPMSVFALKSPPARRNSNLMLQAITSNKFRNGMDFFHRAKAVRLRSHHDKYLLAEDDEESVTQGRNGSSKSARWLVEYVPEYDNIIRLKSCYGKYLTASNINFLLGMTGHKVLQTLPQRLDSSVEWEPIKDGGRVRLKTRYGNFLRANGGVPPWRNSVTHDIPHRTATQDWILWDVDVVEIYVNSPANSSKPSAPPLPGSDPVPVLASAPVPPPSSLSASITRQQSNELNGLSQKMEGRIIYYNIAEENGEVLDEGSQGYSLIFKGNGVEELTRKFEEETGLEGIIVCNRSPLNGRLYPLRLQLPPNTVTMRVVLVLPMSNVARDLEAEGLL